A window from Actinomycetospora corticicola encodes these proteins:
- a CDS encoding geranylgeranyl reductase family protein → MSAHHHERTRRRVGGDDCAADVIVVGAGPAGSTAATHLARAGLDVLVLEKAEFPREKVCGDGLTPRAVKQLIDLGVDTRPEAGWLHNRGLRVYGAGMSVDLDWPDLTSFPPYGMVRPRRDFDQLLADHARAAGARVQERTSVAGALTDERTGRVVGVEARRGPEREPVTYRAPLVIACDGVGARTALSRGIDRRDDRPLGVAVRRYYTSPKSTDDYLETHLELTDGRGGLLPGYGWVFGMGDGTANVGLGILDRTNAVAGANYRATLRTWCDSLPEEWGLREENAVNEIGGAALPMGFNRTPVYRDGLLLVGDAGGMVNSFNGEGIAYAMQSAALAAEAVVQALARPEGPSRERALAGYPEAVRAELASYYRLGNRFAHALRHPWLVQATARHGLPRRRVMAFLLKLLANLHDRRDGDASDRLLEVLLRLTPALPEAVPSAPSRPSRRPGPTRPAVGKGTAA, encoded by the coding sequence GTGTCCGCTCACCACCACGAGCGCACCCGGCGTCGCGTCGGGGGTGACGACTGCGCGGCCGACGTCATCGTGGTCGGCGCCGGCCCGGCCGGATCCACCGCCGCGACGCACCTCGCCCGGGCCGGACTCGACGTGCTCGTCCTGGAGAAGGCCGAGTTCCCGCGCGAGAAGGTGTGCGGCGACGGCCTGACGCCGCGGGCGGTCAAGCAGCTGATCGACCTCGGGGTCGACACCCGCCCGGAGGCGGGCTGGCTGCACAACAGGGGGCTGCGGGTCTACGGCGCCGGGATGTCGGTCGACCTGGACTGGCCCGACCTCACGAGCTTCCCGCCCTACGGCATGGTCCGCCCCCGCCGCGACTTCGACCAGCTGCTCGCCGACCACGCCCGCGCCGCGGGCGCGCGCGTGCAGGAACGGACCTCGGTCGCCGGCGCCCTGACCGACGAGCGCACGGGCCGCGTCGTCGGGGTGGAGGCCCGCCGCGGCCCGGAGCGGGAGCCGGTCACCTACCGCGCGCCGTTGGTGATCGCGTGCGACGGCGTCGGGGCGCGCACGGCGCTCTCCCGCGGCATCGACCGGCGCGACGACCGCCCGCTGGGCGTGGCCGTCCGGCGGTACTACACGAGCCCGAAGAGCACCGACGACTACCTCGAGACCCACCTCGAGCTCACCGACGGCCGGGGCGGTCTGCTGCCCGGCTACGGCTGGGTGTTCGGGATGGGCGACGGGACGGCGAACGTCGGGCTCGGCATCCTCGACCGGACGAACGCCGTGGCCGGCGCGAACTACCGGGCCACCCTGCGCACCTGGTGCGACTCGCTGCCGGAGGAGTGGGGCCTGCGCGAGGAGAACGCGGTCAACGAGATCGGCGGCGCGGCGCTGCCGATGGGCTTCAACCGCACCCCGGTCTACCGCGACGGCCTGCTGCTCGTCGGCGACGCCGGGGGCATGGTCAACTCGTTCAACGGCGAGGGCATCGCCTACGCCATGCAGTCGGCGGCGCTCGCCGCGGAGGCCGTCGTCCAGGCCCTCGCCCGGCCCGAGGGGCCGTCCCGCGAGCGGGCCCTGGCGGGCTACCCGGAGGCCGTCCGCGCCGAGCTCGCCAGCTACTACCGGCTGGGCAACCGCTTCGCCCACGCGCTGCGCCACCCCTGGCTGGTGCAGGCCACGGCCCGCCACGGGCTCCCCCGACGCCGGGTGATGGCGTTCCTGCTCAAGCTGCTCGCGAACCTGCACGACCGGCGCGACGGCGACGCGTCCGACCGGCTGCTCGAGGTGCTGCTCCGGCTCACCCCGGCGCTGCCCGAGGCCGTGCCGTCAGCGCCGTCGAGGCCGTCCCGACGGCCCGGACCGACCCGACCCGCCGTCGGGAAGGGGACCGCCGCATGA
- a CDS encoding demethylmenaquinone methyltransferase encodes MSTRAGLDRDPSAVARMFDGVAARYDVTNTVLSFGRDRAWRKATREALTIGPGDVVLDIAAGTGVSTVELARTGATCLAADFSLGMLQAGRGKHAGVVPYLAADAMALPLPDASVDAVVMSFGLRNVVEPDAALAEFARVTKPGGTLAICEFSTPTWAPFRRVYTDYLMRALPRVARAVSSNPDAYVYLAESIRAWPDQPALARRITAAGWHAVSWRDLTGGIVALHTAVR; translated from the coding sequence ATGTCCACTCGCGCCGGACTCGACCGGGACCCGTCCGCCGTCGCCCGCATGTTCGACGGCGTGGCGGCGCGCTACGACGTCACCAACACCGTGCTCTCCTTCGGGCGCGACCGCGCCTGGCGGAAGGCGACGCGCGAGGCGCTCACGATCGGCCCGGGCGACGTCGTGCTCGACATCGCCGCCGGGACGGGCGTCTCCACGGTGGAGCTGGCCCGCACGGGCGCCACGTGCCTCGCCGCCGACTTCTCGCTCGGGATGCTGCAGGCGGGCCGGGGCAAGCATGCGGGCGTGGTGCCCTACCTCGCCGCCGACGCGATGGCGCTGCCGCTGCCGGACGCGTCGGTCGACGCCGTGGTGATGTCGTTCGGCCTGCGCAACGTCGTCGAGCCGGACGCAGCCCTGGCCGAGTTCGCCCGGGTGACGAAGCCGGGCGGCACGCTGGCGATCTGCGAGTTCTCCACCCCGACGTGGGCGCCGTTCCGCCGCGTCTACACCGACTACCTGATGCGGGCCCTGCCCCGGGTGGCCCGCGCGGTGAGCTCGAACCCCGACGCGTACGTCTACCTCGCCGAGTCGATCCGCGCCTGGCCCGACCAGCCCGCGCTCGCCCGCCGCATCACCGCCGCCGGATGGCACGCGGTCAGCTGGCGTGACCTCACCGGCGGGATCGTCGCGCTCCACACCGCCGTCCGCTGA
- a CDS encoding DUF3592 domain-containing protein, translating into MSDGRVAVGERVRALLASVRSAWRIAGTVLAPVGRRAPEIVVGIGVVLSVLAVLVLVGAARNDAAISADEGTAVAEVLDGGDLGHTFIRFTASDGAVLTPDTGVLYPRGLEPGNYVVVQYDRSKPELVRVADRNWTAGLGPVALGVVGLWVVLGPTTWALARRRRNGRSEDAGVVRPDDDVTPDREPVGAVR; encoded by the coding sequence GTGAGCGACGGACGCGTGGCGGTGGGCGAACGGGTCCGCGCGCTGCTCGCCTCCGTGCGGTCCGCCTGGCGGATCGCCGGCACCGTGCTCGCCCCGGTCGGGCGGCGGGCCCCCGAGATCGTGGTCGGCATCGGGGTCGTCCTGAGCGTGCTGGCCGTGCTGGTGCTGGTCGGGGCCGCGCGGAACGACGCCGCCATCTCGGCCGACGAGGGCACCGCGGTCGCCGAGGTGCTCGACGGCGGGGACCTCGGGCACACCTTCATCCGCTTCACCGCCTCCGACGGTGCGGTGCTCACCCCCGACACCGGCGTGCTCTACCCGCGCGGTCTCGAGCCCGGGAACTACGTCGTCGTGCAGTACGACCGCTCGAAGCCCGAGCTCGTCCGCGTCGCGGACCGGAACTGGACGGCGGGTCTCGGCCCGGTCGCACTGGGCGTCGTCGGGCTGTGGGTCGTGCTCGGCCCCACCACGTGGGCCCTCGCCCGGCGGCGCCGGAACGGACGCTCCGAGGACGCCGGGGTCGTGCGGCCCGACGACGACGTGACGCCCGATCGCGAGCCGGTCGGCGCCGTACGATGA
- the mnhG gene encoding monovalent cation/H(+) antiporter subunit G, translating to MSDGGVLDVIGGVLIVLGTLLVLAAAIGLVRLPDVLSRMHAATKPQTTGLLLVAIGTALHLREAADVWMLVLIGAFALITAPVTAHLVGRLAYRTGGVRHDLLHRDDLDPDATDR from the coding sequence ATGAGCGACGGCGGAGTGCTCGACGTGATCGGCGGCGTCCTCATCGTCCTGGGCACGCTGCTCGTGCTGGCGGCGGCGATCGGGCTGGTCCGCCTGCCCGACGTGCTGTCCCGCATGCACGCCGCGACCAAGCCCCAGACCACCGGCCTGCTCCTGGTGGCGATCGGCACCGCCCTGCACCTGCGGGAGGCGGCCGACGTCTGGATGCTCGTGCTCATCGGTGCGTTCGCGCTCATCACGGCCCCGGTGACCGCCCACCTGGTGGGACGCCTGGCGTACCGGACGGGCGGCGTGCGACACGACCTGCTGCACCGGGACGACCTGGACCCCGACGCGACCGACCGCTGA
- a CDS encoding monovalent cation/H+ antiporter complex subunit F, whose product MTLLTIGLGLVGVALLVAAVRFVLGPSALDRMVSLDAIVAIIMSGLMIHAATTGDSTVLPAVVAVSLVGFLGSSTVARFLGRGRTSTSRTSPPRTSPPRTETRDDTPSGTEERR is encoded by the coding sequence ATGACGCTGCTGACCATCGGGCTCGGCCTCGTGGGGGTGGCCCTGCTCGTGGCCGCGGTCCGGTTCGTCCTGGGCCCGTCCGCGCTCGACCGCATGGTCTCCCTGGACGCCATCGTCGCGATCATCATGAGCGGCCTGATGATCCACGCCGCGACGACCGGGGACTCGACCGTGCTCCCGGCGGTGGTGGCGGTGAGCCTCGTCGGTTTCCTCGGCTCCTCGACGGTCGCCCGCTTCCTGGGCCGCGGCCGCACCTCGACGTCCCGCACCTCGCCGCCCCGCACCTCGCCGCCCCGTACGGAGACCCGGGACGACACCCCGAGCGGGACGGAGGAGCGGCGATGA
- a CDS encoding Na+/H+ antiporter subunit E produces MRARFGRPGPRLFRLVWLTLVWILLWGTFSWANLLGGLAVALFVVLVFPLPGVASDGRLRPLGLARVVLRVAADLVVSSLQVAWQSVRPGPPIRSSVIEVVFEERSEALMAALVEALSLVPGSVVVDADAERGVLWAHVLGADSDSEVEAFRARVHVLEKNLLATGITAVRGDRAREPDEEGVA; encoded by the coding sequence GTGAGGGCGCGGTTCGGCCGGCCGGGGCCGCGGCTGTTCCGCCTGGTGTGGCTCACGCTGGTCTGGATCCTGCTGTGGGGCACGTTCTCCTGGGCCAACCTGCTCGGCGGCCTCGCGGTGGCCCTGTTCGTGGTGCTGGTGTTCCCGCTGCCCGGGGTCGCCTCCGACGGCCGGCTGCGACCGCTCGGTCTCGCCCGGGTCGTCCTGCGGGTCGCCGCGGACCTCGTGGTGTCGAGCCTGCAGGTGGCGTGGCAGTCGGTCCGCCCGGGGCCGCCGATCCGCAGCTCGGTCATCGAGGTGGTCTTCGAGGAGCGGTCCGAGGCGTTGATGGCGGCCCTCGTGGAGGCGCTGTCGCTGGTGCCGGGCAGTGTCGTCGTGGACGCCGACGCCGAGCGCGGGGTCCTGTGGGCCCACGTCCTCGGTGCCGACAGCGACTCCGAGGTCGAGGCGTTCCGCGCCCGGGTCCACGTCCTGGAGAAGAACCTGCTCGCCACCGGCATCACGGCCGTCCGCGGCGACCGCGCCCGGGAGCCCGACGAGGAGGGCGTGGCATGA
- a CDS encoding Na+/H+ antiporter subunit D has protein sequence MNPAPTVIESLMPLPVLLPLLGAGLALVLAGRPNLQRAVSVSVLVAVVAISAVLVAGAAERPRVVTVGSWPAPLGITLVADQLSTIMLLTSMTVTLLVFLYAIGQGTANDDSRTPVSIFHPTYLVLAAGVANAFLSGDLFNLYVGFEVLLMASYVLLTLGGTRSRIRAGLTYVVVNVVSSLVFLAGIALVYAAVGTLNLAQISVRMEGVPAGTQLTIHLVLLTAFGIKAAVFPLSAWLPDSYPTAAAPVTAVFAGLLTKVGVYSIIRTETLLFPGDSIADDILLVAALATMVIGALGAIAQDDIKRVLSFTLVSHIGYMIFGVALTTPAGVGAAIFYVVHHITVQATLFCVAGLIERLGGSTSTTRLAGLAAASPLLAVLYFVPAINLGGIPPLSGFVGKLGLIEAGVQDGSVLAWLLVVGSVLTSLLTLYAMAKVWVLAFWRPVEQLPAEHPDDADGDDDDAFEPADDGDDPEDHLDPEDEPVDPETLRDGMDERFPVLIGAGRAGEAYAGSSRPSTSYSGAFLGAGVSDREDRQESVRLPRVMTAATAGLVAVGVSLTVFAGPLYALTDRAAADLTARTPYVSAVFAQATDDRVAR, from the coding sequence GTGAACCCGGCACCCACCGTCATCGAGAGCCTGATGCCGCTGCCGGTGCTGCTGCCGCTGCTCGGCGCCGGGCTCGCCCTCGTCCTCGCGGGCCGCCCCAACCTGCAGCGCGCGGTGTCGGTCTCGGTGCTCGTCGCGGTCGTCGCGATCTCCGCCGTGCTGGTGGCCGGAGCGGCGGAGCGGCCCCGGGTGGTCACGGTCGGCTCCTGGCCCGCCCCGCTCGGCATCACCCTGGTCGCCGACCAGCTCTCGACGATCATGCTGCTGACGTCGATGACGGTGACGCTGCTGGTCTTCCTCTACGCCATCGGCCAGGGCACTGCGAACGACGACTCCCGCACCCCGGTGTCGATCTTCCATCCGACCTACCTGGTCCTCGCGGCCGGCGTCGCCAACGCGTTCCTCTCCGGCGACCTGTTCAACCTGTACGTCGGCTTCGAGGTCCTCCTCATGGCCAGCTACGTGCTGCTGACCCTCGGCGGCACGCGCTCGCGCATCCGGGCGGGCCTGACCTACGTCGTGGTCAACGTGGTCTCCTCGCTGGTCTTCCTGGCCGGGATCGCCCTGGTCTACGCGGCGGTGGGCACGCTGAACCTCGCGCAGATCTCGGTGCGGATGGAGGGCGTCCCGGCGGGCACGCAGCTCACCATCCACCTGGTGCTGCTCACCGCGTTCGGCATCAAGGCCGCCGTGTTCCCGCTGTCGGCGTGGCTGCCCGACTCCTATCCGACGGCGGCGGCGCCGGTCACCGCGGTGTTCGCGGGCCTGCTCACCAAGGTCGGCGTCTACTCGATCATCCGCACCGAGACGCTGCTCTTCCCCGGCGACTCGATCGCCGACGACATCCTGCTGGTGGCGGCGCTCGCGACGATGGTCATCGGGGCGCTCGGGGCCATCGCGCAGGACGACATCAAACGGGTCCTGTCGTTCACCCTGGTCAGCCACATCGGCTACATGATCTTCGGGGTGGCGTTGACGACCCCCGCGGGCGTCGGCGCGGCGATCTTCTACGTCGTCCACCACATCACGGTGCAGGCGACCCTGTTCTGCGTCGCGGGACTGATCGAGCGGCTCGGCGGCTCGACCTCTACCACCCGGCTGGCCGGGCTCGCCGCCGCCAGTCCGTTGCTCGCCGTCCTGTACTTCGTGCCGGCGATCAACCTCGGCGGCATCCCGCCGCTGTCCGGCTTCGTCGGCAAGCTCGGCCTGATCGAGGCGGGTGTGCAGGACGGCTCGGTCCTCGCGTGGCTGCTCGTGGTGGGCTCGGTGCTCACCAGCCTCCTCACGCTGTACGCGATGGCGAAGGTGTGGGTGCTGGCGTTCTGGCGCCCGGTCGAGCAGCTGCCGGCCGAGCACCCCGACGACGCCGACGGGGACGACGACGACGCGTTCGAGCCCGCCGACGACGGCGACGACCCCGAGGACCACCTGGACCCCGAGGACGAACCGGTCGACCCCGAGACCCTGCGCGACGGGATGGACGAGCGGTTCCCGGTGCTGATCGGGGCGGGCCGCGCGGGCGAGGCGTACGCGGGCTCGTCCCGGCCGTCGACCTCCTACTCCGGGGCCTTCCTCGGTGCGGGCGTCTCCGACCGCGAGGACCGGCAGGAGTCGGTGCGCCTGCCGCGGGTGATGACCGCCGCGACGGCGGGGCTGGTCGCGGTCGGCGTATCGCTGACGGTCTTCGCGGGTCCGCTGTACGCCCTGACCGACCGCGCCGCCGCCGATCTCACCGCCCGCACGCCGTACGTCTCCGCGGTGTTCGCCCAGGCCACCGACGACCGGGTCGCCCGGTGA
- a CDS encoding Na(+)/H(+) antiporter subunit C — translation MSLVMLVLIALLYSAGIYLLLDRSLTRVLLGVLVLGNATNLLVISSGGPFGTPAFVGRSPEAGMSDALVQALVLTAIVITLGVAAFLLSIIHRTWTLDREDDLAVDAEDRSVRRRLERDEQIDEDEFDTTGCESTSDTDDERAARAEQAAPAAATGGGT, via the coding sequence ATGTCCCTCGTGATGCTGGTGCTCATCGCGCTGCTCTACAGCGCGGGGATCTACCTGCTGCTCGACCGCAGCCTCACCCGCGTGCTGCTCGGCGTGCTGGTCCTCGGCAACGCGACCAACCTGCTGGTGATCTCGTCGGGCGGCCCGTTCGGCACCCCGGCGTTCGTGGGGCGCAGCCCCGAGGCCGGGATGAGCGACGCCCTGGTGCAGGCCCTCGTGCTCACCGCCATCGTCATCACCCTGGGGGTGGCCGCCTTCCTGCTCTCGATCATCCACCGGACCTGGACGCTCGACCGCGAGGACGACCTCGCCGTGGACGCCGAGGACCGCTCGGTCCGCCGTCGCCTCGAGCGCGACGAGCAGATCGACGAGGACGAGTTCGACACGACCGGGTGCGAGTCGACCTCGGACACCGACGACGAGCGCGCCGCGCGGGCCGAGCAGGCGGCGCCCGCCGCGGCGACGGGGGGCGGGACGTGA
- a CDS encoding Na+/H+ antiporter subunit A → MLVLLAVQAVAALVAPLVVRALGRTAFVGLALVPAAAFAWILTQLPAVLAGRPVVEGFTWIPALGVDVAVRLDPLSALLSLLVTGVGALVVLYCARYFTPSSGGLPRFAGVLLAFAAAMLALVWADDVVVLYVCWELTTIFSFLLVGHDAHKRASRAAAMQALTVTAAGGLTMLVGLVILAEAAGTYRLSAIVAAGPSLGGAAVTAGVVCVLVGALSKSALVPFHFWLPSAMAAPTPVSAFLHAAAMVKAGVYLVLRLAPGFAADPGWRPVIAIAAGVTMLLGGIVAARQTDLKLLLAHGTVSQLGFILLLAGAGTRDAALAAVALVLAHALFKSALFLTVGVIDRCAGTRDLRELSGLARRAPVLAVVGTLAAASMAGMPPLFGFVTKEGAFEAFLHRAYGSWASVVLALVVLGSVLTVAYSSRFVLGAFTGVFTTTAARTEWIRPGALFLAAPAVLGLASLVAGFVLGGFTPLLTAYADGLAASYPTPLELKLWPGLTLAFGLSVLAIVLGMVLAVPRIADRLATFRPLDAIRSEVTWRALVHALEKVALRVTVRTQRGSLPVVLCTILGVLLLGPGLVLVLSGALGDIRVDRVADSPGQVVMAVLAVVSTVAAARARRRIAAVLLVGGLGYGVAVIFALAGAPDVALTQALVETMTLVVVVLVLRRLPADITEHHSGRRRLARLAVALPVGVLVALLGATALGARTQPAVSLAFPSQAYAFGEGQNVVNVTLVDIRAWDTIGELSVLLAAATGVASLVFLNRRTGLPPGGSRRRRRRTTVDPAPGGGFGWLRGPTLERLARRSRPGPEPTERSLLLEVVTRLVFPTIMVLSIYFLFAGHNAPGGGFAGGLLAGLALVVRYVAGGRYELGEAAPVEAGTLLGAGLLLAGLSGVGGLVLGGEVLQTAVLEVTLPVLGTVKFVTSLVFDIGVYLIVVGLVLDILRSLGAELDRRTDPSAAVVAPERTEVGS, encoded by the coding sequence GTGCTGGTCCTGCTGGCGGTGCAGGCCGTGGCCGCGCTCGTCGCCCCCCTCGTCGTCCGGGCGCTCGGGCGCACCGCCTTCGTCGGGCTGGCCCTCGTCCCCGCCGCCGCGTTCGCCTGGATCCTCACGCAGCTGCCGGCGGTGCTCGCAGGGCGTCCGGTCGTGGAGGGCTTCACCTGGATCCCGGCCCTCGGCGTCGACGTGGCCGTGCGGCTCGACCCGCTCTCGGCGCTGCTCTCCCTGCTCGTCACCGGGGTCGGCGCCCTGGTCGTCCTCTACTGCGCCCGCTACTTCACGCCCTCGTCGGGCGGGCTGCCCCGCTTCGCCGGGGTGCTGCTCGCCTTCGCCGCCGCGATGCTGGCACTGGTCTGGGCCGACGACGTCGTCGTGCTCTACGTCTGCTGGGAACTGACGACGATCTTCTCGTTCCTGCTCGTGGGACACGACGCCCACAAGCGGGCGAGCCGCGCGGCGGCGATGCAGGCGCTGACGGTCACCGCGGCCGGCGGCCTGACCATGCTCGTCGGGCTGGTGATCCTCGCCGAGGCCGCGGGCACCTACCGGCTCTCCGCGATCGTGGCGGCGGGCCCGTCGCTGGGCGGCGCGGCGGTGACGGCGGGCGTGGTGTGCGTGCTCGTCGGCGCCCTGTCGAAGTCGGCGCTCGTCCCCTTCCACTTCTGGCTCCCGTCGGCGATGGCCGCGCCCACGCCGGTCAGCGCCTTCCTGCACGCCGCGGCGATGGTCAAGGCCGGCGTCTACCTCGTGCTGCGCCTCGCCCCGGGCTTCGCGGCCGACCCCGGCTGGCGGCCCGTCATCGCGATCGCGGCGGGCGTCACGATGCTGCTGGGCGGGATCGTCGCCGCCCGCCAGACCGATCTCAAGCTGCTGCTCGCGCACGGCACGGTGTCCCAGCTCGGGTTCATCCTCCTGCTCGCCGGGGCCGGCACCCGCGACGCCGCGCTCGCCGCCGTCGCGCTCGTCCTGGCCCACGCGCTGTTCAAGTCCGCGCTGTTCCTCACCGTCGGCGTCATCGACCGGTGCGCCGGCACCCGGGACCTCCGCGAGCTCTCCGGCCTCGCCCGCCGCGCGCCGGTCCTCGCGGTGGTCGGCACGCTCGCCGCGGCGTCCATGGCGGGCATGCCACCGCTGTTCGGCTTCGTGACGAAGGAGGGCGCGTTCGAGGCGTTCCTCCACCGGGCCTACGGGTCGTGGGCGTCCGTCGTGCTCGCGCTGGTGGTCCTCGGCTCGGTGCTCACCGTCGCCTACAGCTCCCGCTTCGTCCTCGGGGCCTTCACCGGCGTGTTCACCACGACCGCCGCCCGCACCGAGTGGATCCGGCCCGGCGCGCTGTTCCTGGCCGCGCCCGCCGTCCTGGGCCTCGCCTCGCTCGTCGCGGGCTTCGTGCTCGGCGGCTTCACCCCGCTGCTCACCGCGTACGCCGACGGCCTCGCCGCCAGCTATCCCACGCCCCTGGAGCTCAAGCTCTGGCCCGGCCTCACGCTCGCGTTCGGGCTCTCGGTGCTCGCGATCGTGCTCGGCATGGTGCTCGCGGTCCCCCGGATCGCGGACCGGCTCGCGACGTTCCGTCCGCTCGACGCGATCCGCTCCGAGGTCACCTGGCGCGCCCTGGTCCACGCGCTGGAGAAGGTCGCCCTGCGGGTCACGGTGCGGACCCAGCGCGGATCGCTGCCGGTGGTGCTCTGCACGATCCTCGGGGTGCTGCTCCTCGGCCCGGGGCTCGTCCTCGTGCTCTCCGGGGCCCTCGGCGACATCCGCGTCGACCGCGTCGCCGACTCGCCCGGGCAGGTGGTGATGGCCGTCCTGGCGGTGGTGTCGACCGTCGCCGCGGCGCGCGCCCGCCGCCGCATCGCCGCCGTCCTGCTCGTGGGCGGACTCGGCTACGGCGTCGCGGTCATCTTCGCGCTCGCGGGGGCGCCCGACGTCGCGCTCACCCAGGCCCTCGTCGAGACGATGACCCTGGTGGTGGTCGTCCTCGTGCTGCGGCGATTGCCGGCCGACATCACCGAGCACCACAGCGGGCGCCGCCGGCTGGCGCGGCTCGCCGTCGCGCTGCCCGTCGGTGTCCTGGTCGCCCTGCTCGGTGCCACCGCGCTCGGGGCGCGGACCCAGCCCGCCGTGTCGCTCGCGTTCCCGTCGCAGGCCTACGCCTTCGGCGAGGGCCAGAACGTCGTCAACGTGACCCTGGTCGACATCCGCGCCTGGGACACGATCGGCGAGCTCTCGGTGCTGCTCGCCGCCGCCACCGGCGTGGCGAGCCTCGTCTTCCTCAACCGCCGCACCGGTCTGCCGCCCGGCGGGTCGCGGCGCCGCCGACGCCGGACGACGGTCGACCCCGCCCCGGGCGGCGGTTTCGGCTGGCTGCGCGGACCCACGCTCGAGCGGCTCGCCCGGCGGTCCCGCCCCGGACCGGAGCCCACCGAGCGCAGCCTGCTGCTCGAGGTGGTCACCCGGCTCGTCTTCCCGACGATCATGGTGCTCTCGATCTACTTCCTCTTCGCCGGGCACAACGCGCCCGGCGGCGGCTTCGCGGGCGGCCTGCTCGCGGGACTGGCCCTGGTGGTGCGCTACGTGGCGGGCGGCCGCTACGAGCTGGGGGAGGCGGCCCCGGTCGAAGCAGGCACCCTGCTCGGGGCCGGACTGCTCCTGGCCGGCCTGAGCGGCGTCGGCGGGCTCGTCCTCGGCGGCGAGGTGCTGCAGACCGCCGTCCTCGAGGTCACCCTCCCGGTGCTCGGCACCGTCAAGTTCGTGACGTCGCTGGTGTTCGACATCGGCGTCTACCTGATCGTCGTCGGGCTCGTGCTCGACATCCTGCGCAGCCTCGGCGCCGAGCTCGACCGTCGCACCGACCCCAGCGCCGCGGTGGTCGCCCCGGAACGGACGGAGGTCGGTTCGTGA